One stretch of Synergistes jonesii DNA includes these proteins:
- a CDS encoding Na+/H+ antiporter NhaC family protein has product MENFGFLSILPPALAIILAIVTKNVLVSLFTSILLGTVILFNGNIFYAVPAVFRDVLFKQAADGYNASVIVLVLFIGGMVMLVTSSGGAEALALSATKRINSREKAVLGAWILGLIIWFSDFANGMLVGPIFQPITDKLKVSREKLAWIVDATSAPVCMLVPISGFGIFAMSCMEKEFAAHNIPLSVWDAFLQTIPLQFYCIGTLLLVPLIAFLGIDFGPMAKAEERVITTGQLHWPHAQPMGLGDPPALSKDAKPKMSLVVFPILALFVIFFVILIANGFPYKKTLGINIRTGLTTGYFIGGMICFTLMIYYKIRNFKETFDIYMNGMKNNLFLVMTLLFAWSLSSICKDLGTAGYIVHMVEGSLPPFTVAPMFFFAACVISFATGTSYGTMAILVPIGVPMTISLGAPMIVTLAAIFSGAIFGDHCSPISDTTLIASMGAACDHIEHVKTQLPYSIMIGVIGLVVYTISYWVSSAAILLVFTIVCVVIVTFLCSKLWGIGVHQKIMKAMNDK; this is encoded by the coding sequence GCAGTGCCAGCAGTATTCAGGGATGTTTTATTCAAACAAGCGGCTGATGGTTATAACGCTAGCGTGATTGTACTCGTACTTTTTATCGGAGGAATGGTTATGCTGGTGACGAGCTCCGGCGGCGCGGAAGCATTGGCGTTGAGCGCCACGAAACGTATAAACAGCAGGGAAAAAGCCGTACTGGGAGCATGGATATTGGGGCTGATCATATGGTTTTCAGATTTTGCGAACGGTATGCTAGTCGGCCCTATATTCCAGCCGATCACAGATAAATTAAAGGTAAGCCGCGAAAAGCTTGCGTGGATCGTGGACGCTACTTCTGCTCCGGTCTGTATGCTTGTACCAATATCAGGTTTTGGCATCTTCGCAATGAGCTGCATGGAAAAGGAGTTTGCCGCTCACAATATACCGCTTTCCGTATGGGATGCTTTTCTTCAGACAATACCTCTACAGTTTTATTGCATTGGTACGCTCCTGCTGGTTCCTCTCATCGCTTTCTTAGGTATTGACTTTGGCCCGATGGCTAAAGCCGAAGAGCGCGTGATTACCACGGGGCAACTGCATTGGCCACATGCACAACCTATGGGGCTGGGGGACCCCCCGGCGCTCTCAAAGGATGCGAAGCCTAAGATGTCTTTAGTTGTTTTCCCAATATTGGCGCTCTTCGTTATATTCTTCGTAATTCTTATCGCCAATGGCTTTCCTTATAAAAAGACTTTAGGGATAAACATCCGAACCGGCCTTACAACAGGATATTTTATTGGAGGAATGATATGCTTTACACTCATGATATATTATAAAATACGCAACTTCAAAGAAACATTTGATATTTATATGAACGGGATGAAAAATAACCTTTTTCTCGTTATGACGTTGCTTTTTGCTTGGTCTTTGAGCTCTATATGCAAAGATTTGGGTACAGCTGGCTATATTGTCCATATGGTAGAGGGAAGCCTTCCGCCTTTTACGGTCGCGCCGATGTTCTTCTTTGCAGCATGTGTCATTAGCTTTGCTACCGGCACCTCCTACGGGACGATGGCTATTCTGGTTCCTATAGGGGTCCCAATGACGATAAGTCTTGGAGCCCCTATGATCGTTACTTTGGCCGCTATTTTCAGCGGAGCTATATTCGGCGATCATTGCTCACCAATTTCTGACACTACGTTGATAGCATCTATGGGGGCAGCGTGCGACCACATTGAACATGTAAAGACACAGTTGCCCTATTCCATTATGATAGGAGTTATCGGCCTTGTCGTATATACAATTTCTTATTGGGTCAGCAGCGCCGCCATATTGCTAGTATTTACAATTGTTTGTGTAGTAATCGTTACATTTCTCTGCAGCAAGCTGTGGGGAATAGGTGTGCATCAAAAAATTATGAAAGCTATGAATGATAAGTAA